Proteins encoded together in one Anopheles darlingi chromosome 3, idAnoDarlMG_H_01, whole genome shotgun sequence window:
- the LOC125954776 gene encoding regulator of nonsense transcripts 2, whose translation MGTDQNTEEPETCNQPEDETVQTTEESPSEDEKAEVSAFVAGLEERYAQKATFRQQNLNVTHPSEEYFFKYDSSVKKNTALVKKLKQFTAQQLTAIMSDVRTLNLTKYISEVSAALVEAKLKMSDIPAIITLCNYLHQTYAEFSSTMFENWQKLLLIKPGEKVQNASKMRVDLRFYAELVSVGIFSNKIGLPLLGACLVGLIAQDKEEHINLSIVLSFCKHCGDEYAGLLSARMSKLAAKYEIEIPVSTLLPPDKQCSLRNLLKDYYHSLAEHLRVEHGQLQQAEKSKWKMLHMKGEITSEKREQLLQLQSSYTKLFASTETLADLLGEPMPVLLAAPEANVPPEGTVVDEKGEGLEFGPLDPWRDDETKSFYVDLPDLRQFLPNFCGKREEEEVDLGVEVEPPITEEVLDQDPELDEELTESEIKAFVEQQQQAESVEVVEGGAEIPDATARVDDANGAPNGGANNRKQFEQFAQSLHNCVNRDLIDNAAIEFLLNFNTKSKRKRLVKVLFGVQRTRLDLLPMYARFVAIINLVATDLGAELCQMLKVDFKYHIKKKDQINIETKIKVVRYIGELVKFNIYKKLDALYCLRCLLQSFQHHYIEMTCAFLEVCGVYLYNCRESRMRTNAFLEQMMRLKTNTTMNGRYAQLVENCYYLVKRPEGLRMARKVRPLMHTYIRHLIYRELNKTNADKLIKLLRRLNWDDPDTFEYTVKCLSKAYNVRYHLIRDLADLVSGLASYQEKAVIRVVDTVFEDIRAGLEIHDNKLAQRRVAMVKYLGELYNYQLVEATNILNTLYSIISYGVQTMPDAPPSAVDPPGSLFRLKLVCVLLDTCGMYFTSGLNRKLLDYFIVFFQHYYWLKRSHACFQVVGERDLFPILDDQMYRECLRNLRPKLKLHTSYERAAAAVETLRQKLYPESAENDGDPLMSGGAEWEEWKQKQQQQQEQLDSIKETSELLTDQISETDDYSSDVGDMSETYDLGGNAPYDDYEDANNAGAGTTDQDQDDQEYDRSTPLGAEQERLPEDLDFEREYERMAADCYQQRVRDSNKIHAKQIPIPVSFRNETKKTYDQLQMPNQQKTDMVPFALMIRSKGKQQQYKTFEAPEDSQLAQYIREQERRQQEEKDSVKRLTLNISERLEEEDYQELLAQSSRGPDTMRPRPVKPVKFKHPRGVPDVDAIFH comes from the exons ATGGGTACGGATCAGAACACGGAAGAACCGGAAACCTGTAATCAACCGGAAGATGAAACCGTCCAGACAACGGAGGAATCCCCGAGCGAAGACGAGAAGGCCGAAGTGTCTGCCTTTGTGGCCGGCTTGGAGGAGCGCTATGCACAGAAGGCCACCTTCCGGCAGCAGAACTTGAACGTGACCCATCCGTCGGAAGAGTACTTCTTCAAGTACGACTCGAGCGTGAAGAAGAACACGGCCTTGGTGAAGAAATTGAAGCAATTCACGGCCCAGCAGCTGACCGCGATCATGAGCGACGTTCGCACGCTGAACCTCACGAAGTACATCTCGGAGGTCAGCGCGGCCCTCGTTGAGGCGAAGCTGAAGATGAGCGACATCCCGGCGATCATCACGCTGTGTAACTATCTGCATCAAACGTACGCCGAGTTCTCTTCGACAATGTTCGAAAACTGGCAAAAGCTGCTGTTGATTAAACCGGGCGAGAAGGTGCAGAACGCGAGCAAGATGCGTGTCGATCTGCGGTTTTATGCCGAGCTGGTCAGCGTCGGGATCTTCTCGAACAAGATCGGATTGCCGTTGCTGGGGGCCTGTCTCGTTGGGCTAATCGCGCAGGATAAAGAGGAACACATTAACCTGTCGATTGTGCTCTCGTTCTGCAAACACTGTGGCGACGAGTACGCTGGACTCCTGTCGGCAAGGATGTCGAAACTGGCGGCCAAGTACGAGATCGAGATACCGGTCTCCACGCTTTTGCCCCCGGATAAACAGTGCAGTTTGCGCAACCTACTGAAGGACTACTACCACTCGCTAGCGGAGCATCTTCGGGTCGAACATGGTCAGCTGCAACAAGCAGAAAAGTCCAAGTGGAAAATGCTGCACATGAAAGGAGAGATCACGAGTGAAAAGCGTGAGCAGCTGCTACAGCTACAAAGCTCGTATACCAAGCTGTTCGCCTCAACCGAAACACTGGCGGATCTGCTCGGTGAACCTATGCCGGTGCTGCTAGCCGCTCCGGAAGCGAACGTGCCACCGGAGGGCACGGTGGTCGATGAGAAGGGCGAAGGTTTAGAGTTTGGTCCGCTCGATCCGTGGCGAGACGATGAAACGAAATCGTTCTACGTCGATCTGCCGGATTTGCGCCAGTTTTTGCCAAACTTCTGTGGCAAacgggaggaagaggaagtggATTTGGGCGTTGAAGTGGAACCACCGATAACGGAGGAGGTACTCGATCAGGATCCGGAACTTGATGAAGAGCTGACCGAATCAGAAATCAAAGCGTTtgtggagcagcaacaacaagcggaAAGTGTTGAGGTCGTGGAAGGAGGTGCGGAGATACCAGATGCGACTGCTCGCGTGGATGATGCGAATGGTGCCCCGAATGGAGGTGCAAACAATCGGAAACAATTTGAACAATTTGCCCAGAGTCTGCACAACTGCGTCAATCGTGATCTCATCGATAATGCGGCCATCGAGTTTCTGCTAAATTTCAACACCAAGAGCAAGCGCAAGCGACTGGTGAAGGTGCTGTTTGGGGTACAACGAACCCGGCTGGATCTGCTTCCGATGTACGCCCGgttcgtcgccatcatcaatcTCGTCGCCACCGATCTCGGTGCGGAGCTGTGTCAGATGCTGAAGGTTGACTTCAAGTATCATATTAAGAAGAAGGATCAGATCAATATCGAGACGAAGATCAAAGTGGTGCGGTACATCGGCGAACTGGTCAAGTTCAATATCTACAAAAAGCTGGACGCACTTTACTGTTTGCGATGCCTGCTGCAAAGCTTTCAGCATCATTATATCGAAATGACGTGCGCGTTCCTGGAGGTATGCGGCGTGTATCTGTACAACTGCCGTGAAAGCCGGATGCGCACGAACGCCTTTCTGGAGCAAATGATGCGCCTCAAGACGAACACCACGATGAACGGGCGTTACGCACAGCTGGTCGAGAACTGCTACTACCTTGTGAAGCGACCGGAAGGACTTCGAATGGCACGCAAGGTGCGGCCGCTCATGCACACCTACATCCGACATCTGATCTATCGCGAGCTGAATAAGACAAATGCGGACAAATTGATCAAGCTGCTGAGACGACTTAACTGGGACGATCCGGATACGTTCGAGTATACGGTCAAGTGCTTGTCAAAGGCGTACAACGTTCGCTATCATTTGATTCGCGATCTGGCTGACCTTGTGTCAGGTCTGGCATCCTATCAGGAGAAAGCGGTTATCCGTGTGGTCGATACGGTGTTCGAGGATATCCGTGCGGGGCTCGAGATACACGACAATAAGCTGGCTCAACGCagggtggcgatggtgaagtATCTGGGCGAGCTGTACAACTATCAGCTGGTCGAGGCCACCAACATACTCAACACGCTGTACTCGATCATCTCGTACGGCGTGCAAACAATGCCGGATGCACCACCGTCGGCCGTTGATCCACCGGGATCACTGTTTCGTTTGAAGTTGGTCTGCGTGCTGCTGGACACTTGCGGCATGTACTTCACTAGTGGACTGAACCGCAAGCTGCTCGACTacttcatcgtcttcttccAACATTACTACTGGCTTAAGCGATCGCACGCATGCTTCCAAGTCGTGGGCGAAAGAGATCTCTTCCCCATTCTGGATGATCAGATGTACCGCGAGTGCTTGAGAAATTTGCGCCCGAAGCTGAAGCTGCATACGAGCTACGAACGAGCAGCGGCTGCCGTTGAAACGCTTCGGCAAAAACTATACCCAGAATCGGCCGAAAACGATGGCGATCCGCTGATGTCCGGTGGAGCCGAATGGGAAgaatggaagcaaaagcagcaacagcaacaggagcagttGGATTCTATCAAGGAAACCTCGGAGCTGCTCACTGACCAGATATCGGAAACGGATGACTATTCCTCGGACGTAGGTGATATGTCGGAGACGTACGATCTAGGCGGTAATGCGCCGTATGATGACTATGAAGACGCTAACAATGCTGGAGCCGGCACAACAGACCAGGATCAGGACGACCAGGAGTACGATCGGAGTACACCGTTGGGAGCGGAGCAGGAGCGCCTGCCGGAGGATTTGGACTTTGAGCGAGAGTATGAGCGTATGGCTGCCGATTGTTACCAGCAGCGGGTACGCGACTCTAATAAAATCCATGCAAAGCAGATACCGATCCCGGTTTCGTTCCGcaatgaaaccaaaaagaCATACGACCAGCTTCAG ATGCCGAATCAACAGAAAACGGACATGGTTCCCTTTGCCCTGATGATCCGCAGCAaaggcaaacagcagcagtacaaaaCGTTCGAGGCACCAGAGGACAGCCAGCTGGCACAGTACATTCGCGAACAGGAACGGCgtcagcaggaggagaaggatagCGTTAAGCGGCTTACGTTGAACATCTCCGAGCGGCTCGAGGAAGAAGACTACCAGGAGCTGCTGGCCCAATCATCCCGTGGACCGGATACCATGCGCCCCCGGCCAGTCAAGCCAGTAAAGTTCAAGCATCCTCGTGGTGTACCGGATGTTGATGCTATCTTCCACTAA
- the LOC125954845 gene encoding uncharacterized protein LOC125954845 isoform X1, whose amino-acid sequence MDEYVVKWLKEWELDDLVDRFREEEVGERAFRNLPDEIIRELIPKLGKRAIFLTNYACYKQNLQNPPAESAPEIDSQEDDTDTTSEVPVPFRTPPQQVPFSIEEISCITREDQEAKVNLLQLLERTPSAVHLIKKEFFTRKDRDLLSHVVIQHLWPECCEDVLPQDTLLLWSRAVEFLFCHEIASIYCRLDEDGELHGIFIKCITGLKQRVARDKRLGTYQPSERHQRRNEQIRLRTALQSMKNPIRRPVVEARQRLRRAQDELRKAQLAEDSEQEDRWRVEVDEAAELLAEARRNRRMQWQREWRQKQKSQSSQDKEHENASESG is encoded by the exons ATGGACGAATATGTTGTGAAATGGCTCAAAGAGTGGGAATTGGATGATCTGGTGGATAGATTTCGTG AGGAGGAAGTGGGTGAACGGGCCTTTAGAAACCTGCCAGATGAGATAATTCGGGAATTGATACCGAAGCTCGGCAAGCGAGCTATCTTCTTGACGAATTATGCTTGCTACAAACAAAATCTTCAAAATCCGCCTGCAGAGAGTGCACCAGAA ATTGATTCACAGGAAGATGACACCGACACAACATCGGAGGTACCTGTCCCGTTCCGGACGCCACCACAGCAAGTACCATTCTCTATAGAAGAGATCAGCTGCATCACTCGTGAAGATCAGGAAGCCAAAGTAAACCTATTACAGCTACTCGAGCGAACACCTAGCGCGGTGCATTTGATCAAGAAAGAGTTCTTCACTCGCAAAGATCGAGATCTATTGTCACACGTCGTGATCCAACATCTGTGGCCGGAATGCTGTGAGGATGTATTACCACAGGACACACTTTTGCTTTGGTCCAGGGCGGTAGAGTTTCTGTTCTGCCACGAAATAGCTTCTATCTACTGCCGTTTGGATGAAGATGGCGAACTCCATGGCATTTTCATCAAATGCATCACCGGACTGAAACAAAGAGTTGCGAGGGACAAGCGATTGGG GACATACCAACCCTCGGAACGCCATCAACGACGTAACGAACAGATACGATTGCGAACGGCACTCCAAAGCATGAAAAATCCCATCAGacggccggtggtggaagcTCGACAGCGATTACGGCGAGCGCAGGACGAACTTCGGAAAGCGCAACTAGCAGAAGATAGCGAGCAGGAGGATCGTTGGCGCGTGGAGGTGGATGAAGCGGCAGAATTACTGGCTGAAGCGCGCCGGAATCGACGCATGCAATGGCAGCGAGAGTGGAGACAGAAACAAAAGTCCCAGAGTAGTCAGGACAAGGAGCATGAAAATGCATCAGAATCAGGATAA
- the LOC125954845 gene encoding uncharacterized protein LOC125954845 isoform X2: MDEYVVKWLKEWELDDLVDRFREEEVGERAFRNLPDEIIRELIPKLGKRAIFLTNYACYKQNLQNPPAESAPEIDSQEDDTDTTSEVPVPFRTPPQQVPFSIEEISCITREDQEAKVNLLQLLERTPSAVHLIKKEFFTRKDRDLLSHVVIQHLWPECCEDVLPQDTLLLWSRAVEFLFCHEIASIYCRLDEDGELHGIFIKCITGLKQRVARDKRLGESIML; the protein is encoded by the exons ATGGACGAATATGTTGTGAAATGGCTCAAAGAGTGGGAATTGGATGATCTGGTGGATAGATTTCGTG AGGAGGAAGTGGGTGAACGGGCCTTTAGAAACCTGCCAGATGAGATAATTCGGGAATTGATACCGAAGCTCGGCAAGCGAGCTATCTTCTTGACGAATTATGCTTGCTACAAACAAAATCTTCAAAATCCGCCTGCAGAGAGTGCACCAGAA ATTGATTCACAGGAAGATGACACCGACACAACATCGGAGGTACCTGTCCCGTTCCGGACGCCACCACAGCAAGTACCATTCTCTATAGAAGAGATCAGCTGCATCACTCGTGAAGATCAGGAAGCCAAAGTAAACCTATTACAGCTACTCGAGCGAACACCTAGCGCGGTGCATTTGATCAAGAAAGAGTTCTTCACTCGCAAAGATCGAGATCTATTGTCACACGTCGTGATCCAACATCTGTGGCCGGAATGCTGTGAGGATGTATTACCACAGGACACACTTTTGCTTTGGTCCAGGGCGGTAGAGTTTCTGTTCTGCCACGAAATAGCTTCTATCTACTGCCGTTTGGATGAAGATGGCGAACTCCATGGCATTTTCATCAAATGCATCACCGGACTGAAACAAAGAGTTGCGAGGGACAAGCGATTGGG TGAGTCTATTATGCTGTAA